The DNA sequence ATGATTTAAATACGCGGGGGAAACTCCCAACGATGAGTGGATAGACGTATTGTACGCGAATTGCAATTCCCGGAGGTTCGCGTCCCAGTCTCGTTGATCTGAGCCGACAAATGCGGCTAAGAGGGTCTTCAAGTTTCTATTTATTCTTTCTACTGGGTTGGCTTGCGGGTGGCAAATCGGGGTGGTAATCAGGGTGATTTTCTTTTCAGAGGTGAAAGATTTTACGTCTTTATTGAGGAATTCAGTTCCATTGTCACAAACGATGGCTTGTGGCGTACCCCAATGAGTACAGGCTGTACGTAGGCAGTCGACTACTTTGGCACCGGTGCCACTGGCCACTGCGAAGCTCTCCAGGTAGCGGGTGAACATGTCCTCGACAACAACGATGGTAGTTTTGCCCGTCTTGGACCGGGGAAAGGGGCCAATGGTGTCAATGGATATAATCTCCCATGGACCGATGAGGGGCGTCTTCCCATGGACCCAATAGCTTTTGACTATTCAGACTTCACCAGCTGACATGTCTGGCAGGAGCGTACATAGTCTTTGATGTCGGAAAACATGCCCGGCCAGTAATACGACGTCGAAATTCGGTAATAGGTTTTTTCTATCCCAAGATGACCAGCAGAGGCCTCGTCGTGGTGGGTTTTAATGATTTCCAGGACCTGGTCGCTCTTGATTACCTGCTTCCACTCACTCTGATCTCCCAGCGTAGCTTTGAGTGGGTCTGGTCTACGATAGTAGAGCGCATCATCAACAATCTTCCAGTCTGGCAGCGACTCAGGGTGCTTATGAACCGTTTCGAACTTACGATCATACCACGTGGGGGACTCCATCCCACTGAGAATGATTGGTTCGGGTACGGCGTCGGGGGAGTGGTCTTCGTAAAGACGGGAAAACGCGTCAGGGGCCTCATTTTCGGTCCCCTTCCTGTGTACTATGGTGATGTTCTGAGGTAAAAGCTCTGCTACCCATCTAGCGACTCTCCTCGTTGCGTCTTTCAACGTTCGCAGCCACTTGAGGGCGCTGTGGTCAGTCACTACTGTATACGGGACCCCTTCGAGGTAACACTTGAACTTACGAGCGGCCCATACTACCGCGAGGCACTCCTTCTCGGTCGTCGTGTAGTTGACTTCGGCACCGCGTAAGGGTCTGCTGTCCAGGGCAATCAGGTGTTCTTTCTCGGGCCCTTGTTGGGTCAATACGGCTCCTAAACCGGTGTCAGAAGCATCAATGTATAGGACAAAAGGCAACGTAGGGTCCGACATGGACAAAACCGGTGTGTTGGTCAGTGCTCGTTTAAGGTCTTGGAAAGCTGTTTCCTCCACTTCCGTCCATCTCCAGGGGACTTTGACACTGGTTAGCTTGTTAAGCGGGCCTTGGACCTTGGCCACGTCTTTCATGTCGGTGGTACCAATTCACGCAACCGTTGAACCTGCGTAGCTCTTTACGGTTAGTTGGTCTTGGGAAGTTCAAGATGGGCGCGATTTTTTCTGGGTCTGGTCGGACTCCTTCTTCGTCAACTAGGTACCCGAGAAAACGGACTCTGGTCTGTCCGAAGTGGCTCTTCTTGCGGTTGACTAGCAGCTTGGCTTCCCGGAAGATTTCGAAGACCAATTTCAGTAATAGTAAGTGTTCATCTAACGTCCTGGAAATGATGATCCAGTCATCTAGGTACGCGAACACTTTCTCAATGAGCTCTCCCCGGTCAATATCGTTCAACTTCTGCAGCAACCGACTACGAAGTGTATCCGTCAATCTCTGGAAGGTGGAAGGTGCCCCGGTTAACCCATACGGCATGCGGATGAATTCGAACAGACCCATTCCTTCAACTGCGAAGGCGGTGAGGGGTTGGCTCTTCAGATCCATTTTCACCTGGTGGAAGGCTTCTTTCAAGTCGATGGTCGATATCAACGTTGCTTTCCTCAGAGCGTCCAGAATCGCTAACATGAAGGGAATCGGATAGGCTGGCTTCTCGGTTTTGTCGTTCACGGGCATATAATCTACGCAGAAACGCCACGATCCGTCTTGCTACTTTACCATAACCGGCTGACAAGACCAGGCGCTATTGCTACGTTGAATGTAGCCTTTCTCAAGCAAGCGGTTAACCTCCTCATGTAATGCTTTCTGTACAACATGGGACCTTCTTCGGGGTTTCTCCCGGACTAGGACATTGTCAAGCAGTTTGATTTCGTGGGAGACGATATCTGTGAGGCCCACGTCGATTTTGTCCATGAGAGCGAGCTGCTCGTCCAAAAATTGTTCGAGCCTCTGGGTCTCGTTTTCTGACAGGGACCGAAGTACTGCGGGCAAGTCGATGAAGCTTTTCCACTTAATCGGGTGTAGGACATCTGAGTAGGCCGAGTACCACGTGGACTGGTGGGTGTCAATTACTATCTTCCAGTGTCTGCAGAAATCCATTCCCATGATGACGTCGCAGCTAAGCCATGGGAAAATGGTGAACCACTGTGGGCCTTGTCCCCCGTCAACGTTAATGACGAAAGGAGCCCCGGCTTCAGGGTACACAGTATGAGTATCGGCCAGCCGCACACCAGCCCTACACACCAAGTCAGGTTTCGGGGTTTTCGCAACGTGGTCTTTAACTCGCTCAAATGCTCCTAAGGACATGAAGGTCCTTTCAGCTCCGGTATCGATGATGCCGTTGAGGCAAAACCCCGCAATTGCAATCTGGATCATGACTTTGGCCGTTTCTGGGGCTGGTTCGAACCTGTTTGCTGCTACGTAGAATCTGGTTTCTACCGGCCCCCCTTTGTCAATTGTGCCCGATGAACAGAGGTCCTCTAGTTCGCGAATTGAGCTGCCTAGGAGTTGGACTTGTTCTGATACTGGGATGAGAGTGTGATGTTCAGAGGAcactccccccccccccgccATCACTCTCATCATCCCAGTCGCACTCAGACCCGAAGTATTCTACTTCGTCCTCGTATTCGTTCGACTCCGGGTTCGACATCGCAAGTATTGGGACATTCTCCAAGAATTCTGAATCAAAATGCTTGTCTGGGCCAGTCGAGTTTTCGTTCCGTTGATTCCAGTCTGGACTGCCGCGCGGTGGGGTTTTGGGACTGGTTTGGGTGGGGTTGAGGTTTTCCACGTGGGTTGACAGGGGCTCACTGACGGATAATGAGGTGGGTTGAAGTGTACCAGCGCTGTTGTTCATACTCGTCCTTACGCCGATCTGTCCCTGGGCGACGAGTTTAGTTCCCGGGAGGCTGAGTAGTTTTTGGTGTATTCTTGCAATCCCTAGACACGTGTCCACGCGTCCCACATCTGTAACAGACTATCTCGGGGTTTGTTATTCTAGGGGGCGGTTTCGGTTGTCGTCCCAAGTTGGACCGGTCTTGCTGTGGATCCATAGGATTGCTCTGCGTATCTCTTGACCCTTTCACTGCTGCTATCTCCCTCTGTAATGTGATGATTTGTTCTTGGAGCAGCGTGATTTGTTCAGCGTTGGGGGTACTGTTCCGTCGCTGGTTTCGTGGTCTACTTTGTTGCCTCCTTTTACCCATTTCAGGGCTATTTTGACTGTTTTGGATGACGTCGAGGTTGCCGGCTGTCCTGGCCGCCGCTTTGCTTTCTTCTTCGTTGACGTTTATCGGCAACAAATCTGCAACTGCCTTTTCTTGCAGTTCGGGTAGGACGCTCAGTGCCTGCACGCGGCTGCAACAGTGGGAGCGATACCACACTCAGTCGCTCAATCAACGATCGAATACAAGGTATTGAGTTTTCCCCCTCAGAGATGGCGCCACATAAGCTGAACTGGCCTCACCTGTATGAGTGAGCGAGCCGCGTATGTCCCTGCAAGGTGGACTGCAGGGCACTGGACCAACGTCTGTTCCAGTGGGTCGGCTTACGATCTCCTGAGGTGGAGCATTGCGCCTCCAGGGAAGTATTTCGCAGGTGTCGCCCACCACCAGGTGATGAGGTTCTGCGAAGAGAGCCCGTGCGACTAAAGTCGTACGTACATCAGTGCCTCTCGGTTGTCGCGACGTCGATTAGTTAAAtgaaagtatatttaaaaatatgactaGAAACCGAGGCTAGGATTTTGCCTCGTCAcaatctatttaaaaatattaaaaatatgaatcatTCATCTACTGATATCTGTGATGTCTAAGATTCTataccctcgcggttttggaaATACCGAAATAATACCGGAATCATACAGTATAAATACTgcataaatatggtattactcgagttattttagccagtttttttgccgcattattaccaaaaatttacgaaataaattcctaatatttacggtaataaaacagaaaaaataaggtattttaacagaattaaaacagtaattatacagcatatttatagtatattttcggcatttttgCAGCATCAAACCGTTCtacccgtaaaaaaatttatgtataattatataaaattttattcagttatatataattttatataattatatagaaccttataaagttatatattaaaaaactgtcatgaaaaaaaaaaaaaaataaaaacacccgTTAACTCGTGGACTCGATCCCGAGACCTATTTGTTCAAAGTCTGATCTGGTAGCCATTATGCCAAATCACTTACTTGAAATATGTTACTAATTGTATTCAGATGGATACAAACaaacttaagaaaattgaaaacatcaattttcacagatagttattttcacttacatgtttttgtttgagtaagaattgtgcgaaccaataaaataaaataaaaaatattacattttgcacattttcgatgattttaaatgcagaagcgaacaaaaaataaaaccatatttttttacaattttctattttatcagcGTAAATCTGGCGAAATGGCAGGATACTGGcggtattattatcacaaaaacaacGATTCTATCATTACTACATTATcgtattatagtttttatacagcattttttcggtaaaagttcggcatttttatagtaatattactgTAGTAATCTGGTAACTTTACAGCATAAGTGCAGTAAGTATATGGCATAACTGCAggaaaaaaactggccaaaataaccattttaataccaaattattccggtaaatttacggcatgTGCATAAATCCCGAAAATTTACGGCATTTTTACGGCATTCGCAAAACTGCGAGGGTACtgtataagaaattaaaagctaataactctgatttattaacattaaatttcaacaccgatGGAGCTCCGCTATTTAAGAGTTCTAAGAACAGTTTTTGGCTTCaacaattatacataaatgAATTGCCCCTAGAACTTCGTTTTAAGCACATTATTCTTggggatatttttttaacgagtAGAGAACCTAATCCACAATTCATGAATCTTTACAATGCTGcattatttgatcaaattgttGATTTATCAAGTAATGGTGTTAATATATACAAGTATTCTACTCaagaaattgtaaatttaaaatttaccttaCTATGTTGCTGTCTTGACACACCTGCTCGAGCTTTGTGCAAGAATCGAACCAAATTTAATGGCTACTGGGGATGTAGCTGGTGTTACGAACCAGGAGTTTATGTAGGAAATGCTATACACTACCCGATCGTCGAAGTTGAAGCACCTTTAAGAAGTCATGAATCACATTTATCTAATGTTAAAGAAGTTCAAAGACTACAAAATTCTTCAACCAGAAAAAACTATGTTCATAAAATCATAGGTGTTAAAGGATCAATGtcttttatcgaaaaattgcCATCTTTTGACAGTGTTCGGGGGTTCCCGAACGACTCTATGCACAGTTGTTTGTTAGGAGTTACACGACAAATATTAGAGTTGTTAAAAACCTCGGAGATGAAATTATAACCGGGCAGCGTTggtacgacgtgagagtgcggctctctcgctgtcttTGTTGgttttggtctttctctctctctctctctcgttacAACCCGATTGCTGAGTTCGGCTGAGTTAGGTGCTAGACCACAGGGGATGATCtcgcgcagcaggtgaccaTGAATTGGTCCtttgcgcataattaggtaggggtcatcaGAGGTTGGGACCTAAGGGAGTTGAAACTGAATCGTCACTCGAGTGGAAGTGATCGTCTTGGCAATCACGCCAAAATAACACATAAAACCTAAAGTTTGTAGTCGTTTTcttcttgaaaataaaatttatattggaaGTGAAAGATTGGTGCCCAGTTCCGGTC is a window from the Microplitis demolitor isolate Queensland-Clemson2020A chromosome 4, iyMicDemo2.1a, whole genome shotgun sequence genome containing:
- the LOC128667679 gene encoding uncharacterized protein LOC128667679, with product MFTRYLESFAVASGTGAKVVDCLRTACTHWGTPQAIVCDNGTEFLNKDVKSFTSEKKITLITTPICHPQANPVERINRNLKTLLAAFVGSDQRDWDANLRELQFAYNTSIHSSLGVSPAYLNHGRELLADGTRRLETGPETVSEQIERAGKLMELRHLEENHMVRATDSQAKHYNRNRETAWRQFEVGDLVYFPNRQLSRKVDSYSSKLAPR